Proteins co-encoded in one Chroococcidiopsis sp. TS-821 genomic window:
- a CDS encoding nuclease-related domain-containing protein: protein MSFERRWLRQTEYTLVTLSAIGTIVTAITQQAIYATVPLTVALSLNITNNKRLQQQLQNASAEVHQVKQVLNQTEKKDNDEVNNVTKQLQQQFEEFAINERNNLASLTLQITDIYRTVDELNQNKSQDLCRIYKDIQALQEKNQQQAQAVEKLQLRYQTIGYLSSEIRKLKQQKLQEEHRLSQSLQELQDQIKSLTTSDEINTDFQVEKSPLNYSIDSLEQANNRKLYILNNFEELVLNELQNNFPHQALLTQFDIGRGNESSKVIDFAVIMPSCIVIIEAKGYTGKIIAQKEPRNTAWICQKDNQNIRINACWGVNPYRQLKVYIDSFLQVLRNANLTSLNHLPIYGVVVFPQGTQIAPEIRKGVGSYHRVTTLNKLSETIETLNANASSKNRSRISYQLVLEVLHGTRERSAA from the coding sequence ATGAGTTTTGAGCGTCGTTGGTTACGACAAACCGAATATACCTTAGTAACGCTCTCAGCAATAGGAACAATAGTAACAGCTATAACACAACAAGCCATTTACGCAACAGTCCCATTAACAGTAGCTCTTTCTCTTAATATTACTAATAATAAACGATTACAGCAACAACTTCAAAATGCGAGTGCTGAGGTTCATCAAGTAAAACAAGTATTAAACCAAACAGAGAAGAAAGACAATGATGAAGTAAATAATGTTACCAAACAGCTACAGCAGCAGTTTGAAGAATTCGCTATTAATGAACGCAATAATTTAGCTTCATTAACACTTCAGATAACAGATATCTATCGTACTGTCGATGAACTGAATCAAAATAAAAGTCAAGATTTGTGTCGCATCTACAAGGATATACAAGCACTTCAGGAAAAGAATCAACAGCAAGCCCAAGCTGTTGAAAAACTTCAGTTACGCTATCAAACGATAGGTTATTTAAGTTCAGAAATCAGAAAATTAAAACAACAAAAACTTCAAGAAGAGCATCGTCTAAGTCAGAGTTTGCAAGAATTACAAGACCAAATCAAATCTTTAACTACAAGTGACGAAATAAACACAGATTTTCAGGTAGAAAAATCTCCTCTAAATTATTCTATTGACAGTTTAGAACAAGCCAATAACCGCAAACTATACATCCTAAATAATTTTGAAGAATTGGTTTTAAATGAATTACAAAATAACTTTCCCCACCAAGCGCTTTTGACACAATTTGACATTGGCAGAGGCAATGAATCTAGTAAAGTTATAGATTTTGCTGTCATTATGCCTAGTTGTATTGTTATTATCGAAGCAAAAGGCTATACGGGTAAAATAATAGCACAAAAAGAACCTCGCAACACTGCATGGATTTGTCAAAAAGACAATCAAAATATTAGAATTAATGCTTGTTGGGGTGTAAATCCATATAGGCAATTGAAAGTTTATATTGATAGTTTTTTACAAGTTTTAAGAAATGCAAATTTAACTTCTCTCAATCATCTACCTATTTACGGAGTAGTTGTATTTCCTCAAGGTACCCAAATTGCTCCAGAGATAAGAAAGGGTGTTGGTAGTTATCATAGAGTGACTACGTTAAATAAGCTATCAGAAACTATCGAGACTTTGAATGCAAATGCTAGTTCTAAAAATCGTAGCAGGATATCGTATCAACTTGTTTTAGAAGTTCTTCATGGTACACGCGAGCGTAGTGCAGCTTAA
- a CDS encoding MarR family winged helix-turn-helix transcriptional regulator gives MQDQLIKTVVSDCTCFNLRKASRVITQLFDRVLQPSGILANQFTLLAALSVAKSVSITRLAQELVMDRTTLTRNLKPLEREGLICIEPGQDQRVRVVSLTQKGQAALAKALPLWQQAQAKVIEELGQDRWQTLSSHLSDTVSLLRES, from the coding sequence ATGCAAGACCAACTAATCAAAACCGTCGTTAGTGACTGTACCTGCTTCAATCTGCGTAAAGCGTCGCGCGTAATTACCCAACTGTTCGATCGAGTGTTGCAACCGAGTGGAATTTTGGCGAATCAGTTTACACTACTAGCCGCCCTCAGTGTTGCAAAAAGCGTATCAATTACGCGCTTAGCGCAAGAGTTGGTGATGGATAGAACAACGCTAACGCGCAACCTCAAACCGTTAGAACGCGAGGGTTTAATTTGTATTGAGCCAGGACAAGATCAGCGAGTACGGGTTGTCAGTTTAACCCAGAAAGGTCAAGCAGCCTTAGCCAAAGCACTACCATTATGGCAACAAGCACAAGCTAAGGTTATTGAGGAGCTAGGTCAAGACCGTTGGCAGACGTTATCATCCCATTTGTCTGACACAGTATCTTTACTTCGCGAAAGCTAA
- a CDS encoding CIA30 family protein: MSENRSQWDLGRFVQTLTFFEVIPFIGWLQRLIPGSQDSAIVPTGEKRVGVVLVAGATGGVGRRVVKRLMNRGYKVRSLVRDAEKAKEILGDNVELYVGDITKPETLTLEMMADVTAVICCTAVRVQPVGGDTPDRAKYNQGIKFYQPEIVGDTPESVEYIGVKNLVEVAAKHFATVPADEKLIFDFTHPSEELKRIWGAVDDVVMGGVSQSEIRFVEDTALFTGNVSTANSGGFASVRTKNLEPQLNLSGYQGIKLRVRGDGKRYKCFIRTDTKWDGTAYSYSFDTVSNTWMDIYIPFADLTAVFRAKTLKDAPAIDASRIASLQLMLSKFEYDGELNPRFTPGGFALQVESIKAYGGAKLPQFILVSSAGVTRPGRPGINLEEEPPAVRLNDQLGGILTWKWRGEESLRHSGIPYTIIRPCALTEESGIQPLVFAQGDNIKGKVSRDSIAELCLQVLEQPKACNVTFEVKAEDSIANARADFASLQPD; the protein is encoded by the coding sequence ATGAGTGAAAATCGTTCTCAATGGGATTTGGGTAGGTTTGTCCAAACCCTAACCTTTTTTGAGGTGATTCCTTTTATCGGGTGGTTACAGCGCTTGATTCCAGGATCTCAAGATTCTGCGATCGTACCAACGGGAGAAAAGCGAGTGGGAGTTGTGTTAGTTGCTGGAGCGACGGGTGGTGTTGGTAGGCGCGTGGTAAAACGGCTAATGAATCGCGGTTACAAAGTGCGATCGCTTGTTCGCGATGCTGAAAAAGCCAAAGAAATCCTCGGTGACAACGTTGAACTGTATGTCGGTGACATCACAAAGCCAGAAACACTAACTCTAGAAATGATGGCAGATGTCACAGCAGTGATTTGCTGCACTGCGGTGCGCGTGCAACCTGTGGGCGGAGATACCCCAGACCGTGCCAAGTACAATCAAGGTATTAAATTCTATCAGCCCGAAATCGTTGGCGATACTCCAGAATCAGTAGAGTATATAGGTGTCAAAAACTTAGTTGAAGTAGCAGCAAAACACTTTGCGACAGTTCCTGCTGATGAAAAACTCATTTTTGATTTTACGCATCCATCCGAAGAGTTAAAACGCATTTGGGGTGCAGTAGACGATGTTGTGATGGGTGGTGTCAGTCAAAGTGAAATTCGATTTGTGGAAGATACCGCCTTATTTACTGGTAACGTCTCTACTGCAAATTCAGGCGGCTTTGCTTCTGTGAGAACCAAAAACTTGGAACCACAGTTAAATTTATCAGGTTATCAAGGAATTAAACTGCGCGTGAGAGGCGACGGAAAACGCTACAAGTGCTTCATCCGCACCGATACTAAGTGGGACGGTACAGCTTACTCGTATTCGTTTGACACGGTCAGCAACACTTGGATGGATATCTATATTCCTTTTGCGGATTTAACTGCGGTGTTTCGTGCCAAAACTTTAAAAGATGCGCCGGCGATTGATGCTAGTAGAATCGCCTCGTTGCAACTGATGTTGAGTAAGTTTGAATACGATGGCGAACTCAACCCTAGATTTACACCAGGAGGTTTTGCGTTACAAGTCGAGTCGATTAAAGCTTATGGTGGTGCTAAGTTGCCACAGTTTATCTTAGTCAGTTCGGCAGGAGTCACGCGTCCTGGACGTCCAGGAATCAACTTAGAAGAAGAACCGCCCGCAGTCAGATTAAACGATCAACTAGGTGGAATTTTAACGTGGAAGTGGCGCGGTGAAGAATCACTAAGACACAGTGGTATTCCTTATACAATCATTCGACCGTGTGCTTTAACTGAGGAATCTGGAATTCAACCGCTAGTTTTCGCTCAAGGCGATAATATCAAAGGTAAAGTCAGTCGCGATTCAATTGCTGAACTTTGCTTGCAAGTGTTAGAACAGCCCAAAGCTTGTAATGTCACGTTTGAAGTAAAAGCAGAAGATAGTATTGCAAATGCTCGTGCGGATTTTGCCAGCTTGCAACCTGATTGA
- a CDS encoding protein tyrosine phosphatase family protein: protein MEIYNFLQLSDSIATAGQPTAQQFADIKADGYEVVVNLALPTSTNAIANEQKIVEDLGMNYIHIPVIWEKPTLEDIERFFNVMQANADKKVFVHCAMNMRVSAFMYLYRIIHKQTSVEEAKKDLQQIWQPNDTWQQFIDKVIAYYQK from the coding sequence ATGGAAATCTACAACTTTCTTCAATTATCCGATTCAATCGCAACCGCCGGACAACCCACTGCACAACAATTTGCAGATATCAAAGCCGATGGTTATGAAGTGGTTGTCAACCTGGCGTTACCAACTTCCACAAATGCGATCGCCAACGAGCAAAAAATAGTAGAAGATCTAGGAATGAACTATATACACATTCCTGTAATCTGGGAAAAGCCTACCCTCGAAGACATTGAACGCTTCTTTAATGTGATGCAAGCAAATGCAGATAAGAAAGTATTTGTCCACTGTGCGATGAATATGCGAGTTTCTGCATTCATGTACTTGTATCGCATCATCCACAAACAAACAAGCGTAGAAGAAGCAAAAAAAGACTTACAACAGATTTGGCAACCAAATGACACTTGGCAGCAATTTATTGATAAAGTCATTGCATATTATCAAAAATAA
- a CDS encoding four helix bundle protein: MGRPDFESLDVYRLAESLANEVWQVVKHWDIFAKDTVGKQIVRSADSICANIAEGRGRYNFKDNQRFIKIARGSLYETISWLRLAYARQLINSEQSLKLKQIIDELSPKLNAYLRSLDNR, encoded by the coding sequence ATGGGAAGACCTGATTTTGAGAGTTTGGATGTGTATAGGTTGGCTGAAAGTTTGGCAAATGAAGTTTGGCAAGTTGTTAAACATTGGGACATTTTTGCTAAAGATACTGTAGGGAAACAAATCGTCAGATCAGCAGATAGTATTTGTGCCAATATTGCTGAGGGACGTGGTCGTTACAACTTTAAAGACAATCAACGATTTATTAAAATTGCCAGAGGTTCACTCTACGAAACTATTAGTTGGTTGCGATTGGCATATGCTAGACAATTAATTAATAGCGAACAGTCACTTAAGCTAAAGCAAATCATTGATGAACTATCGCCGAAATTAAATGCGTATTTGAGGTCATTAGATAATAGGTAA
- a CDS encoding alpha/beta fold hydrolase, translated as MSEIESKPVFLTPNKVQSQYPLFVFLPGMDGTGRLLRSQTEGLEVAFDVRCLSIPLDDLTSWADLSQQVVDLIEIEIAKNPQRKVYLCGESFGGCLAIKVALHSPQLFDRIILVNPASSFHRRSWYSWASQLIHIVPRWVYPFGALGLLAFIASLDRIAPTERKDLLHVMRSVPPETVLWRLSLVREFDVSDAQLRQLTQPILVVASRRDRLLPSVAEARHLARVFDNVKTVFLPYSGHACLIEKDINLYEIMQKEDFLDDSTKVVPYVVDR; from the coding sequence ATGTCAGAAATTGAGAGCAAACCTGTTTTCTTGACACCGAACAAAGTTCAGTCGCAGTATCCCTTGTTTGTATTTTTACCAGGAATGGATGGAACTGGGCGATTGCTGCGATCGCAAACTGAGGGCTTAGAAGTTGCGTTTGATGTTCGTTGTTTGTCAATTCCGTTAGATGATTTGACAAGCTGGGCAGATCTCAGCCAACAAGTCGTCGATTTAATTGAAATAGAAATTGCTAAAAATCCACAACGTAAAGTTTATTTGTGTGGTGAATCGTTTGGCGGTTGTCTCGCGATCAAAGTCGCGCTGCACTCACCACAACTTTTTGACAGAATTATTTTAGTAAATCCTGCGTCTTCTTTTCATCGCCGTTCGTGGTATAGTTGGGCATCGCAGTTGATTCACATCGTTCCGCGCTGGGTTTATCCGTTTGGGGCGTTAGGGCTACTTGCCTTCATTGCTTCCCTAGATAGAATTGCGCCAACTGAACGTAAAGATCTCCTTCACGTGATGCGATCGGTTCCACCAGAAACTGTTTTGTGGCGGTTGTCTTTAGTTAGAGAATTTGATGTCAGTGATGCGCAGCTACGCCAATTAACTCAACCAATTTTGGTTGTAGCAAGTAGACGCGATCGCCTTTTACCATCGGTTGCTGAAGCAAGACACCTAGCTAGAGTTTTCGATAACGTCAAAACGGTATTTTTACCTTATAGCGGACACGCTTGCCTCATAGAAAAGGACATTAATCTTTACGAGATTATGCAGAAAGAAGATTTTCTCGATGATTCGACTAAAGTAGTACCGTATGTAGTCGATCGTTAA
- the lipA gene encoding lipoyl synthase, translating to MTVKPDWLRVKAPQWERVGSVKEILRDLALNTVCEEASCPNIGECFNAGTATFLIMGPACTRACPYCDIDFEKKPKPLDPTEPKRLAEAVRRMQLNHVVITSVNRDDLPDGGASQFVECITAIREVSPQTTIEVLIPDLCGNWDALEIILQAQPEVLNHNTETIPRLYRRVRPQGNYDRTLELLRRSRNLAPWVYTKSGLMVGLGETDEEIRAVMADLRAVDCDILTLGQYLQPSQKHLNVAQFVTPEQFDAWKQFGEKLGFLQVVSSPLTRSSYHAEQVRELMQRYPRSRL from the coding sequence GTGACTGTTAAGCCAGATTGGTTGCGAGTCAAAGCGCCTCAATGGGAGCGTGTTGGCAGCGTTAAAGAAATTCTCCGAGATTTAGCACTCAATACGGTGTGCGAAGAAGCATCTTGCCCAAATATTGGCGAGTGTTTCAACGCAGGTACGGCAACATTTTTAATTATGGGACCTGCGTGTACTCGTGCGTGCCCGTATTGCGATATAGATTTTGAGAAAAAACCTAAACCCCTCGATCCGACCGAACCAAAACGCCTTGCAGAAGCGGTACGCCGGATGCAACTCAATCATGTTGTGATTACCTCGGTAAATCGCGATGATTTACCTGATGGTGGCGCGTCGCAGTTTGTAGAGTGTATTACTGCAATTCGCGAAGTATCGCCACAGACAACGATTGAGGTACTGATTCCTGATTTGTGTGGCAACTGGGATGCGTTAGAAATTATTCTACAAGCGCAACCAGAAGTATTGAATCACAATACAGAAACGATACCTCGGCTGTATCGTCGGGTACGTCCGCAGGGAAATTACGATCGCACTTTAGAATTACTGCGCCGTTCTCGTAATCTTGCCCCTTGGGTTTACACTAAATCAGGATTAATGGTCGGGTTAGGAGAAACTGACGAGGAAATTCGCGCGGTGATGGCAGATCTGCGTGCGGTCGATTGCGATATTCTCACGCTAGGACAATACTTACAACCAAGTCAGAAACATCTGAACGTCGCTCAGTTTGTTACGCCAGAACAGTTTGATGCTTGGAAACAGTTTGGAGAAAAGTTAGGTTTTTTGCAAGTTGTCTCTTCTCCCTTAACCCGCAGCTCTTATCATGCTGAACAAGTCAGAGAATTAATGCAACGTTATCCACGCAGTCGATTGTAG
- a CDS encoding NAD(P)H-dependent glycerol-3-phosphate dehydrogenase, protein MTSEFDSPTNNGEKQPKLLAVLGAGAWGSTLANLASATGHNVRLWSRHLDRSLAETVEGADIIVSAISMKGVRSVVEQIQSLSFTPETIFLTATKGLEPTTTLTPAQIWQAAFPNHPIVVLCGPNLSKEIQQGLPAATVVASTNITAAETVQAVFSSNRFRVYTNSDPIGVELGGTIKNVIAIAAGVCDGLHLGTNAKAALVTRGLTEIIRIGVAWGAKIETFYGLSGLGDLLATCNSPLSRNYQVGYQLAQGKTLAEILEHLEGTAEGVNTTQVLIAKANQQRISVPITTQVYRLLQAEITPRQALEELMLRDIKPEYNF, encoded by the coding sequence ATTACGAGTGAATTTGATTCCCCTACAAACAACGGGGAAAAGCAACCAAAATTATTAGCAGTTTTGGGCGCTGGTGCTTGGGGTTCAACTTTGGCAAACCTGGCATCGGCAACAGGGCATAATGTCCGTTTATGGTCGCGTCATCTTGACCGTAGTTTAGCAGAAACTGTCGAAGGTGCAGATATTATTGTTTCGGCAATTTCGATGAAAGGCGTGCGATCGGTTGTCGAACAAATTCAATCTTTATCGTTTACACCAGAAACTATTTTTTTAACAGCGACTAAAGGATTAGAACCAACGACGACGTTAACTCCCGCGCAGATTTGGCAAGCTGCATTTCCCAATCATCCCATTGTTGTACTTTGCGGTCCCAATCTATCAAAAGAAATTCAACAGGGTTTACCTGCTGCAACTGTTGTTGCAAGTACAAATATTACCGCAGCAGAAACCGTGCAAGCGGTATTTTCTTCCAATCGATTTCGCGTTTATACAAATTCCGATCCGATTGGAGTCGAACTCGGCGGGACAATCAAGAACGTAATTGCGATCGCTGCGGGTGTCTGTGACGGTTTACACTTGGGAACGAATGCTAAAGCCGCACTAGTAACGCGAGGACTTACCGAGATTATTCGCATTGGTGTGGCTTGGGGTGCAAAAATTGAGACTTTTTACGGTTTATCAGGATTAGGCGATTTACTTGCAACGTGTAATAGCCCTTTAAGTCGTAACTATCAAGTAGGTTATCAACTCGCGCAAGGTAAAACTTTAGCAGAAATTCTCGAACATTTAGAGGGAACAGCTGAGGGAGTGAATACGACGCAAGTTTTAATTGCTAAGGCAAATCAACAGCGCATTTCTGTACCAATTACAACTCAAGTTTATAGATTATTACAAGCAGAAATTACACCGCGACAAGCGTTAGAAGAATTGATGTTGCGCGATATCAAGCCAGAGTATAACTTTTAA
- a CDS encoding glutathione peroxidase, with protein MLPNREGQKVPNCTFRTRQNDEWVDITTDDLFNGKTVVVFALPGAFTPTCSSTHLPGYNQMAKAFYENGVDEIVCISVNDAFVMNEWAKYQEAENIKMIPDGNGLFTEGMGMLVDKTELGFGKRSWRYSMLVKDGVIEKMFIEPEEPGDPFKVSDAETMLNYINPKAAKPKLVSLFAKVGCPFCARAKSMLKERGLDYEEIVLGKDVTTRSLQAIAGATTVPQVFIDGKLIGGSEALEAYFAAL; from the coding sequence ATGTTACCAAACCGAGAAGGACAAAAAGTTCCTAACTGCACCTTTCGTACTCGTCAAAACGATGAGTGGGTCGATATCACAACCGATGATTTGTTTAATGGTAAAACTGTTGTTGTCTTTGCCTTGCCAGGTGCATTTACTCCCACCTGCTCGTCGACTCATCTTCCTGGATACAATCAGATGGCAAAAGCTTTTTACGAAAACGGTGTAGATGAGATCGTATGTATTTCAGTTAATGATGCTTTTGTAATGAACGAATGGGCAAAGTATCAAGAAGCAGAAAATATCAAAATGATTCCTGATGGTAATGGGCTGTTTACCGAAGGAATGGGAATGTTGGTCGATAAAACAGAATTAGGATTTGGTAAGCGTTCTTGGCGCTATTCGATGTTAGTCAAAGATGGCGTGATTGAAAAGATGTTTATCGAACCTGAAGAACCTGGCGATCCTTTTAAGGTATCCGATGCGGAAACAATGCTTAACTATATTAATCCAAAAGCTGCTAAACCTAAATTAGTCTCCTTGTTTGCTAAAGTTGGTTGTCCTTTCTGCGCTCGTGCGAAATCAATGCTCAAAGAACGTGGCTTAGACTACGAAGAGATTGTTCTTGGTAAAGACGTTACCACTCGTTCTTTGCAAGCTATTGCAGGTGCAACCACGGTACCGCAAGTGTTCATCGATGGCAAACTGATCGGTGGTTCAGAAGCATTAGAAGCTTACTTTGCGGCTTTGTAA
- a CDS encoding NADPH-dependent oxidoreductase: MTINRIELLRSRYGQSLDFDSEWHECLTTLLSHRSIRAYRPDPLPSGTLELIIASAQSAATSSNLQTWSVVAIEDVQRKAQLAALAGNQKHIQQCPLFLVWLADLARLAHIAESRGMSSAGLDYLEMFVTATIDAALAAQNATIAAESLGLGTVYIGAMRNHPEKVAAILKLPPRVFAVFGLCVGYPDSPPTAIKPRLPQSAILHRERYDLTVQDAAIAQYNEIMQNFYREQQMNVAGDWAEHSVKRIATPQSLSGRDRLREALKNLGFELR; encoded by the coding sequence GTGACAATTAACCGAATTGAGTTACTGCGATCGCGCTACGGTCAAAGCCTTGATTTTGATAGTGAATGGCATGAGTGCTTAACGACATTACTATCACATCGTTCAATTCGTGCTTATCGTCCCGATCCTCTACCATCAGGAACTTTAGAGCTAATCATAGCATCTGCGCAATCTGCGGCAACTTCGTCAAATCTGCAAACTTGGAGTGTAGTTGCAATCGAAGATGTACAGCGTAAAGCCCAATTAGCGGCGTTAGCAGGAAACCAAAAACATATCCAGCAGTGTCCGTTATTTTTAGTTTGGCTAGCTGACCTAGCACGTTTGGCGCACATTGCGGAAAGTCGCGGAATGTCCTCTGCGGGTTTAGACTATTTAGAAATGTTCGTCACAGCAACAATAGACGCTGCACTAGCCGCGCAAAATGCCACAATAGCAGCAGAATCTCTCGGCTTGGGAACCGTATACATCGGGGCGATGCGCAATCACCCTGAAAAAGTCGCCGCAATCCTTAAATTACCTCCACGTGTATTTGCTGTATTTGGGTTGTGTGTAGGCTATCCCGACTCACCACCCACTGCGATTAAACCGCGATTACCGCAATCTGCCATACTACACCGCGAACGTTATGATTTAACGGTTCAAGATGCCGCGATCGCACAATACAACGAAATTATGCAGAATTTCTATCGCGAACAGCAAATGAACGTCGCTGGTGATTGGGCGGAACATTCTGTCAAGCGCATTGCGACACCACAATCTTTATCAGGGCGCGATCGCCTGCGCGAAGCATTAAAAAATCTTGGTTTTGAGCTACGTTAA
- a CDS encoding Uma2 family endonuclease, translating to MLLNLRAIAPIKEEQYLKICEDNPDLKLELDQYGTLIVMPPTGGITGNRNSEINYQLQAWNKRKKLGKVFDSSTEFKLPNGAFRSPDAAWISIERWDNLTKEEQEKFPPLAPDFIIELRSSSDRLKSLQEKMQEYITNGVRLGWLIDPQNRQVEVYRSGNSVEILSSPTSLSGEDVLPEFLLDLNEIW from the coding sequence ATGCTATTGAATCTTAGGGCGATCGCACCGATTAAAGAAGAGCAGTATCTTAAAATTTGTGAAGATAATCCTGATTTAAAGCTTGAACTCGATCAGTATGGTACTTTAATTGTCATGCCACCAACAGGAGGAATTACAGGCAATCGTAATTCAGAAATTAACTATCAACTCCAAGCTTGGAATAAGCGAAAGAAACTAGGTAAAGTGTTTGATTCTTCTACAGAGTTCAAGTTACCTAATGGTGCTTTTCGTTCTCCTGATGCTGCTTGGATTAGCATAGAACGCTGGGATAATCTTACGAAAGAAGAACAAGAAAAGTTTCCTCCGCTTGCGCCTGATTTTATCATTGAATTACGCTCTAGTAGCGATCGCCTTAAATCTTTACAAGAAAAGATGCAAGAGTACATTACCAATGGCGTTCGCTTAGGTTGGCTGATCGATCCGCAAAATCGACAAGTAGAAGTTTATCGTTCAGGAAATTCTGTTGAAATACTATCATCGCCTACCTCTTTATCCGGAGAAGATGTATTACCAGAATTTTTACTTGATTTAAATGAAATTTGGTGA
- a CDS encoding 1-acyl-sn-glycerol-3-phosphate acyltransferase, whose amino-acid sequence MSANNALQVSQGFLASVGTQMFRYYEDRIPRNGPVLVVSNHRSFMDAPILMAALDRPIRFACHHYMAQVPIMREIVTGLLGCFPLEAREKRQQGFFQQALHLLSSSQVVGVFPEGTKPMVTFTQPDHLGNFQRGFAHLALRATTPGILSKPVTDLTILPMAIASLEEVNTSAVPLKLLSLFDPSEPLFDQSGWHPLVIYRRVAVLVGRPYWISRQQQMEYQGKQAKKAVNELTHYCQTEIAQLLRQGFY is encoded by the coding sequence ATGAGTGCAAATAACGCCTTGCAAGTTTCTCAAGGGTTTCTCGCTTCGGTAGGAACTCAAATGTTTCGCTACTACGAGGATCGCATTCCTCGCAATGGTCCTGTGCTCGTGGTGAGCAATCATCGCAGCTTTATGGACGCGCCGATTCTCATGGCAGCTTTGGATCGACCAATTCGCTTTGCCTGCCATCACTATATGGCTCAAGTACCAATTATGCGGGAAATTGTCACAGGTCTTCTTGGATGCTTTCCGCTAGAGGCAAGGGAAAAGAGACAGCAAGGTTTTTTTCAGCAAGCTTTGCATTTGCTGAGTAGTTCCCAAGTCGTGGGTGTGTTTCCAGAAGGGACGAAACCGATGGTGACGTTTACGCAGCCGGATCACTTAGGTAACTTTCAGCGGGGGTTTGCACATTTGGCTTTGCGTGCTACGACACCTGGTATATTGTCAAAGCCTGTTACAGATTTAACGATTCTGCCGATGGCGATCGCGTCTTTGGAAGAAGTCAACACTTCCGCAGTGCCTTTAAAGCTACTCAGCTTATTCGATCCTTCGGAACCTTTGTTCGATCAGTCGGGTTGGCATCCGTTAGTGATTTATCGTCGCGTTGCGGTTTTAGTCGGACGTCCCTATTGGATTTCACGCCAGCAGCAAATGGAGTATCAAGGCAAACAGGCAAAAAAAGCCGTGAATGAATTAACACATTACTGTCAGACGGAGATTGCGCAATTATTACGCCAAGGATTCTACTAG
- a CDS encoding DevA family ABC transporter ATP-binding protein, which translates to MHPPVISIKNLNHYFGEGTLRKQVLSNINLEIQAGEIVIMTGPSGSGKTTLLSLMGGLRSAQEGSLKILNQEMCGAHKRQLIEIRRNIGYIFQAHNLMTFLTAKQNVRMSLELHDDMFNQDLDAKAIAMLEAVGLGDRVDYYPEKLSGGQKQRVAIARALISYPKIVLADEPTAALDKKSGRDVVEIMQTLVKEQGSTILLVTHDNRILDIADRILYMEDGSLVDK; encoded by the coding sequence ATGCACCCCCCCGTCATCTCCATCAAAAACCTCAACCATTACTTTGGTGAAGGAACACTACGCAAGCAAGTTTTATCTAACATCAACTTAGAAATTCAAGCAGGCGAAATTGTGATAATGACAGGACCCTCGGGTTCTGGTAAAACAACTTTACTATCACTCATGGGTGGACTAAGATCTGCCCAAGAAGGTAGTTTAAAAATTCTCAATCAAGAAATGTGTGGCGCTCACAAACGGCAATTAATTGAGATTCGACGCAACATTGGTTATATTTTTCAAGCACACAATTTAATGACATTTCTCACCGCAAAACAAAACGTGCGGATGTCTTTAGAATTGCACGATGACATGTTCAATCAAGATTTAGATGCAAAAGCGATCGCTATGTTAGAGGCTGTGGGTTTAGGCGATCGCGTTGATTATTATCCAGAAAAGCTATCAGGAGGACAAAAGCAAAGAGTTGCGATCGCAAGGGCTTTAATTAGTTATCCAAAAATTGTTTTAGCCGATGAACCTACCGCCGCACTTGATAAAAAATCTGGGCGCGATGTTGTCGAAATTATGCAAACGTTAGTTAAAGAACAAGGTTCCACAATTTTACTTGTTACCCACGATAACCGCATTTTAGATATTGCCGATCGCATTCTTTACATGGAAGATGGGTCTTTAGTAGATAAGTAG